The sequence below is a genomic window from Bactrocera neohumeralis isolate Rockhampton chromosome 4, APGP_CSIRO_Bneo_wtdbg2-racon-allhic-juicebox.fasta_v2, whole genome shotgun sequence.
gaatctacagataaccatatttcgggccccggcgaagtcgatcagcctcaacccatttggggatgtttcatcgtggaggctgaatttaccgaccgtggtgccaaatataccttctttgcccaccctggcgttaaaatcgccaagcacgattttgacatcgtggcgggggcagctctcataagtgcgctccaagcactcataaaaggcatctttggtcacatcgtccttctcatccgtcggggcgtgggcgcaagtcagcgatatgttgaagaacctcgcttttatgcggattgtggctagacgttcattcaccggagtgaatgatagtactcggcgacgaagtctctctcccaccacgaatcccacaccaaacttgcgttcctttatatggccactgtagtaaatgccacaaggacctactcgtctttgtccttgtcccgtccatcgcatttcttggacggcggtgatgtcagcctttattttcacgaggacatcaaccagctgggcagcggcaccttcccaattaagggaccggacattccaggtgcatgcccttaaatcgtagtccttatttcgtttgccgtggtcgtcatcaaaaggggggtctctcatccgaggctggttgttactgttcattgggggtgtttttttacgtatcgggtcctaaacccagcgcacaaccctatgtaggggatatttcgccttctcactttagctcgccttcaaacggatgttcttaggctacccagaggatacttggtcaaagaccggaagtagtgagctgcttgagtcatatgtaaaagaatcgtttctagccactcccacgtgaatggcgatcagagaactttcctcacttgcgtgaacttctgcacatgactccatcctcccgaCTGCTACTTTTAAATGTCGGACACAATGCGTATTCTGGTAAAAAGTCACAGATCATATGATAGATAATTTCGGAAAAGATTTAAGGGGAAAGTATCTGAAGTCGtttaaaaaaaccgattatttctACTGTCTTAGCCGATAGGTATATTCTCTAAGAAAATGaccgcaaaattttaaaaagccgATCTTAAAAAGTGTGCTAATGTTTGCACTTGAAAGTGACTCCCGCCAAGTTCACCTAACTTTCACCATAAACTAGAGGTACTTCCTTCTTTTGAAAGGTCATGCGTGAgtagtgtcaagctgtcatactatttttgttcaatattgttaatcattttattatgaaaacattttcgtctgaacaacgtttacaagtcGTTCAActatattacgaaaattcacgttctgtaaaaaatgtgttcagCGATTtggcccatttttggctcaatgggtatctACCGTATTAATCTATTAAAATTTACGCATTAGAGGCGAGGAGTAACCTAAAAAGTctcaagagttgccatttcatccagaataAACAACGGCTTGGTGTGgctcatatttctttaaaatataaacgGCTTTAAACGGCGCCACTTCAcatacttcccacacatcgcataaatcaatggatttattgattGAACACTTtgttgagcagataatttcacattctGGGGAGGGCGATTGGccccaagatcatgtgatataaCACCGTTGAACTTTTTTCTTTGGGGATATgcaaagtttaaagtttttcgaagtcgaacgagtcatcgaaaattggactaaccatctgagacgcagctgcggccaacatttgaaagagataatcttcaaaaaataaatgccaacgaatgttctttcgaacgaCAATAAAcgttctccattaaatttgaactttctgtgttttttctttaaaaaaaagttggaaatctcgaaatggatcaccctttagtgTTGCAAACTGGTCACTCACAACATTATCgtaaagtttaacatttttggtAGTGCACAAACTCAGAACTTTTCGACCTACGAGCGCTATTTAtgttgcttacagtaacttaaaatattcaactcGGCCAATAaatggaatttttctaaaatttgatgTCAATCAAGACCCAgtatttatcgatggtatgaGAAATTCAATCTAGATCGTAGATCAATCCAAGGCGAATTTCGTGTAgatcgtccaaaatcagtttttgttCCGCGAACGGCATTACACTACATACTCGTATTGCAAGAACATTTGACTGCAAAACAAATTTGTGTACGTTGGCTCCCAAACAGGTtttcaatcgctcaaaaaaggttCGTGTCGATTGGTAGAGGAAAatgaaaagaaggaaaaaaatgaaacggaccactatagcatatagctgccatatacactgaacgatcggagtAAATTATTCTATCATTTCACGTACCAATTCGTGTTTCTGCAAAACATGGCACTATAGATCCAAAAAGCAGAATCATTTACGACGTCAGAAAGGCATACGAGCACAGAAAGTACTTTACAGTAAAATCACTTTTCGGTAATATTGCTTTCTGTAGTTCAGGCTTTTGTATGAAATTAAAGCATTATTATCACTCATAGAACATTTAAGTACCGTTTAAGTAATAGATGATTATCACGTATGTGATAACGACCGATAAGTACTGATTTTAATTGACATCAACTATTGCTGATAACAGCTCAATGGTATGCCGCAATAAATGCCCCAACAAAGCGTCAAAAATACCAGAAAAGCATGGTTAGCCCACTGACGAATATATGCTATCTGATCAAATCTAATCCAGACAGGCCGAATTATGCAGCTCGCGCAATCCGAATAGTTTAACAATTGTTAATTCTAGATTTAGCACTGACTAACATTTATGATACTAACGATGAAAATGTTAGTGTAGGTTGTAGAGCAATCAATTAATTAAACGTTTATtggaagtaaatattttaagtgctTTGTCTGTTAAATTACATTACATCTAAAGTGCTTTATGGAAACAGTAAACGATAAGAAACTGAACGACATGAAATGCCGCAAAATGTaatcagttttaattttatctcCGAGCAGTTAACATTACAAAAATTGTGCTAATGGTATTGAAGGATACTCGTATTACCGCTGAAAATTCTGACGAGACTGCGGCAGTAACTGACAGCAAGTATAGACTGTATTCTGAGGGGCAACGCACTAATTTTCGACGTTACCATGTGTACCCGCatactttatattttcaataggtCCGAAAGTGGGCGTGCGACATTTGCAAAGTATGCTGATATTCTCCGGTTTCTGTGTAGCGTTTATGCAGCGAGCCAATCTCTCAGTGGCCATTGTGGCAATGATGGATCGCAATTCCACAAATCCAGATTTTCCGGTGCGTTCGTAATTTTTaaatctgtttttgtttttttttaattataacggTGATTGTcttcaatatatatataggaGTATGAATGGTCGGAGCAAACAAAGTCACTGCTACTGAGCAGCTTCTTTTGGGGTTACGTCCTCATGCAGATACCAGGCGGTCAGCTGGCGCATCGTTTCGGCGGTAAAGTAATGTATCTCTACGGTGTCGGTATTTCTGGATTTCTCGCCTTGTTTACGCCCTTAAGCGCACAACTGGGTAATTGGCAATTCATTTGCGCTATACGATTTCTGCAAGGCTTCTGTCAAGGTTCCCTATATCCTTCGACGCATACGCTTTTGGCACAATGGGCGCCACCAGCTGAACGCGGTATACTTGCAACAATTTGCTATTCCGGCCCACAATTTGGCACGATCATCATATTGAGTATTAGTGGCACACTAGCTGCTTCAAAGTTTGGTTGGCCGAGCATTTTCTATGTTTCCGGCGGTTGTGGCATTATCTGGTGTTTGGTGTGGCTGCTGTGGAGCGCTGATGCACCGCATCAATCCAAATTAATTACACCCAAGGAGCGAAATTACATCGAATCAGAATTAGCAGTGATTTCTAAGCGTGACAATAATGCCACCTCAGCAAAGTTGCCCACACCTTGGTTAAGCATACTCACATCCTTGCCATTTTGGGTGCTACTCCTTTGCAATTGTGCCTACAATTGGGGCTATTGGACAATGATGACACAAATACCCTCTTACATAAAGAATGTGTTCGACAAAGATATCCAGAGTAATGCCTTGCTCTCCGCCCTGCCATATACCGCTAATCTAGTATTCGGTCTGTGTTTCTGTGCCCTCGGTCAGGTACTGCTGTCAAGGAAAGTGTTGAGCACGAACGCTAGCCGTAAGATCTTCAACACGATCGGCATGTGGACACCGATGACGGCCGCCATTGCACTGGGGTTTGTCGACGCCGATAATGTTGATTTGGCTGTTATCTTACTAACTGTCGGTGTTGGTACCGACTCGGCAACATTTTTAGGTTATCTTTTGAATCACATGGATTTATCACCGAATTTCGCCGGCGCTATGATGGGCATTACAAACTGTGCAGCTAATGTAATGAGCATTTTTGCACCGTTACTTGTTGGCGTCATTGTGACAGATACGGTGAGTTGGTCAAAAATAATAAacgtaaatataatatttactgATTGCCAATTACAGACAAACCCAAATCAGTGgcgttttattttttacattatggCTGGGTTCTATTTTATTGCCAACTTACTGTTTATAACTTTGGGTAGCACTAAATTGCAGCCGTGGAACGAGCCGGTGAAACGAGATACAGATCGTAAGCATATCAGATTTCAGCAGTTGCTGCTGACCTGGTGTATATCTAatctaatttgtatttaaataggTGTCCAACAAAACGGTGAATGATGAAAGTATCTATACTTTAGCTAGCAAATAAGGGGAGCTGGAGCATAATGCTTGAGTtgatgtattttcattttttattttgtatttttgatttttgttcaccTGAAATTATCATTTTTGTTATCAAAGTCCTATCTTTAactttgctatttttatttgagataattttgtttaaataaagtaaaaataactcAAGATTATCGAAAATATCCATACATCAGTATAACCAAAGATTTATATggaagaaattaatttatataaagaaaatgtcCTAAAAAGAACTTCTATAATTGTGATtgtaaataaatagaataaacGCGGTCTCTCCCCTTAAAAGCCAAGCAAGAACATCGGCGGTCGCTCCTACTAAGTTGTATGGCAAACAAGTAGAaggaacaaaaattaattaattaaaaattaaatataaaacagaATATTAACAACAAGCCACATGTGAGAAGATATAGGACACAATGTatcaaaacatttattaaaaaaaaaaaaattaattcgctGGATTACAAAATGCTAAATTCTTTAGAGTCATTGCAGATAGAGAACTGCACAGTTGTGTGCACTTATTTGAATAACGCCTAGTCTTTAAGTGAGCTGGTATCTTTAAAGAGAATTATATGTTTAGTTAGAATTAGTATTTGGTGAACATACTAATATTTGCATTTCTATTTCGTAACATTTGATTATGGCTTAAATGATAATACTTTTGTACAGTGTCGCATGATTGGTTTTACTCAAGTAAAATGGAAACCGGATCAAAGGATTTTCCTATTAGGTTGAATATTGCTTAAAGTACGAACGAACCGTAATCGGTAAGAAAATTGGATAATGGGATTGACGGCAGCCGATTTTATTCATGGACCTCAGGTTGAGGTTCTTGGTTGGTTGTAAAGAAAGACACAGGAACGCCAGACAGCAGGCGCCCGCACTTCGGCCTTCTATAGGTGCATTGTACTACCGGTTTGCAACCAAACTAAGCcttattcaaaaactaaatggattttgtaaaaaacctAGTGGTGGTATCTTAACGTTAGGTTAGATATTACTACAAATTCCCTTTTGCTTAGAAGTAGCTGCTTTTTGGTCAGTCCATCACCAATGCtaccacaaaataaatttttaatagatcTAGGTGTTTCTCTATTGCCTCAAACATCTCTTTGAAGAGCTGAATAGTCTAGGTAGCTTACGGGAATTATGTTCCTATTTGCCCCAGTGCGGTGACTgccttttcgttttcttcaatTGGCATAAGACTGAAAGTATAGTTATTTTCCTCATTCATAACCTAGATTACATTTAGTATAGACCTTACGGACAGCTTGGTTGTTCATTAAAAGGTTTGCTGattaaggttggtacgcagctctcaagtaattgctcaagaaaaaaaatacattatttctcaagtaattttgacagctggttacgcattgtgaatgatctacatttttttcgtaatatatacgtgtgtatgtgtatggtaacataaagattttcattgagatttaagaaagtatagtttttatgcaacatttcaaaatggaatatacttcataataatgatttactAATTTAGgacgaatttgacgattacttagatttccttcaagaaacaattgttgatttgatgttacttcgcaaaacaaggtttgccatattcattgaaaaaaagtatcaaaaattttgatttcttgagagctgcgtattaagtttgtcgcaggaaagtatcttgaacgtttcttaagcgtttttttatatgaagtttttacgtttcttgagagctgcgtactaagcttaaggCAGAAGCCCACTTCGGCCTGAAAAACTGAATTGTAGTTATTTAGTTTGAAGCTACTTTATACACTTAACATTACAACAGAACAAAA
It includes:
- the LOC126757208 gene encoding putative inorganic phosphate cotransporter — encoded protein: MVLKDTRITAENSDETAAVTDSPKVGVRHLQSMLIFSGFCVAFMQRANLSVAIVAMMDRNSTNPDFPEYEWSEQTKSLLLSSFFWGYVLMQIPGGQLAHRFGGKVMYLYGVGISGFLALFTPLSAQLGNWQFICAIRFLQGFCQGSLYPSTHTLLAQWAPPAERGILATICYSGPQFGTIIILSISGTLAASKFGWPSIFYVSGGCGIIWCLVWLLWSADAPHQSKLITPKERNYIESELAVISKRDNNATSAKLPTPWLSILTSLPFWVLLLCNCAYNWGYWTMMTQIPSYIKNVFDKDIQSNALLSALPYTANLVFGLCFCALGQVLLSRKVLSTNASRKIFNTIGMWTPMTAAIALGFVDADNVDLAVILLTVGVGTDSATFLGYLLNHMDLSPNFAGAMMGITNCAANVMSIFAPLLVGVIVTDTTNPNQWRFIFYIMAGFYFIANLLFITLGSTKLQPWNEPVKRDTDRKHIRFQQLLLTWCISNLICI